Part of the Brassica oleracea var. oleracea cultivar TO1000 chromosome C8, BOL, whole genome shotgun sequence genome is shown below.
TAAATTTAATTTAAGACACGTATGGTATCAAATATATTTGTAATTATGACCAACACAAAAAGGTTGACTAGGCAATTTAATTTCACATAAAGATTACCAACTCTTTAGCTGCATTATAATCAAATTTCAAATAGTTAACTAGTAAGCTGTTAAAAAAAACTTAACTAATATATGAATTCAGTAAGCTCAGTAACCCATTCTCTTAGGTTTGGAACCACTCTATTTTTAATAAATGTCTATGTTCATTGGTATCATTTCGTTTGGTTGATTGGTTAGTTTTTATATTTTAATTATGATGCGAATAAAGTGTTAACATACATAAAAGAAGTAGTGCGCTTTATTTGAAACTTATCTAGATTTTAGAGGAAAAAAAACAGATATGCATATTTATGATAAAGAAGGAATACTGATCTTTTGAAAATTGACAAGAACTTAAATTAAATATATAGATACGGTCCTGATTATTTAATATTTTCTGAATGAACTATGGTTTCTATGAATATTATGTTATCATTTAGTCAGCATCGTAAACTAAAATTTTAAGATTTACGCTTCTATATATCCAACAAAATTATTACTTTAGCAATTTACTTAAATTAAACTAACAATTGTTTTAGAATTTGGCTTTTTCATAAACAAACTATTACTTTAGCAATTCAGTTAAATTAAACTAACAATAACCATTTTGGTAATTTATATTAAATAAACTATAATTTTAAACACTATATTGTAAGTAAATATCATTTCTTTGTTAACCTTCAATTAATTGGATAACGAAATACACTTATTAGTTTGTAGTTATTTTATTTTAAGATTTATTATGTGGATTAATTAATTATTTTAAATGTAACGTAATCAATTTAAATCAACAAACTTACATATTTTGTGAATATGAATAAGTCACTTTGAATGTTGTGTGAATGAATGCTTAGTCAAGTGAACTCACGTTCCTTTTTTTTCTGATATGATGAAATTGTAAACTGATTTGGTAGATATATATAACAGTTTTTCAGAAAGAATAACTGATTGGTAACCATGTGCGGTTTCCGGTACGGCTTTTTGAAATCCGCTTTTTGTTAATTCACCAATCACTACCAAAGTTGTGTTAGAGAGACACGTCACTAAGTAAATTAAGGAAAACTGTTAATTCACCGATCACTAAGGCAGTGATCTGTCTCCTGAGAGAGACACGTCATTAAGTAAATTAAGGGTAGCCTTTCACGTGTCCTCTTCGTTTTTTATATTTCTGTTTCGATTTTATATGGGCCATTATGATTAAATTAGTTGGACTTGGCCTTTAGTTATTTTATTTGTTAAAAATCAAAGCCCAACCCAAATGAAAGGAAAGCAGGTAGGATTCGTTCATCGTCTTCGTCAATCTGACTTTGGCATCCAGGGTTCATCTTCAAACGAATCTATCGCCATTAATGGAGTTTCAGGAGGTTGTGTGAGGCGAATCTTCATGCAGAATATTTGGGTCGAGCTTCGTTTGTGTCGTTTCGTTTGAGATTCTTCTCTTCCATAACGTTACGGGATTCATCGCCATTAAGAACTATCTTTAATTCTTCAATCCACAACCAGCACGATTAATCATTTAATGCTTTGTATTTCTCTTCCAGACGGTGTATATCCACCTATAAAAGGTCGTCTTCATTCACTGGACATCATCCTCACAATTCCTAAAAACACTAGAAACTTATTTTATCGGGATTGTATCGTCTTCAACCCTCAAATTTTGTTTGCATTGACAGTGAGTTTCCGTTATTGATTTGGCAACGGAGCACGAGAATATAGAGATCGAATTCTTCTTCTCGATTTGAATATCTTACAAACTATGATTCTGATGTCTCAGAGGTACTGATAAAGAAGAGGGCCAGAGGTTTCTCACAGTAAGCATTGATCTTTATGATTTGCTAGCTCACTGATTTCTTTGTGTATATTGAGAACAAAGTCGATATGCTTAGGGCTCTAGATGAGCTGAAACTGCTGTTTGATTCTTGGAGATGTTCTTTGTTCTGTTTATATGTCGTCTTAGTTTTGGTTCTATCATTAACCTTATTGGAACTTGAATTTTGTATGGCTCTGTAAAAATCACACCTTTCTTTTGTAATTTTCTAAAAAATTTAAGATTTCTTTTATATAGGTGGTAAAGAAAGATGAAGATGTGAACAAGGCCGGCTTAGATAGGGGGGCGAGCGGTGCGACCGTCCCGGGTCCAATCCGTTGTCCCCCTATTTCTTAATAGATAAGAGCCCGATTATTTTAAAAAATACATGTATTTTTATATTAAAAATAAGAAAAGAGATCTAAATTTTTTTTATATGAAAGTTTTTTTTATTTCCATAGATTTATTTTTAAAAATACTACTGGTATTTTGAAAAAAAACATATATCTATCAGATTTTTTAAACAAAAATAATAGTTTAGAAATTAATTTTTTTTTTGCCCTAAGGCCCATGACACCGCCGGTCCTGGATGTGAAAGTGATTGTAGCTGGTGATGATGATTGGTTGCCTCAGCCGCCAAAGGTTGTCTCCGATAAAAGCAAAGAGTCCGGTGAAGATTCTACCATTAAAGCTTTGAGGTAGTTGTGTATGTCTCGAGTATTTTTTTTCATCTATGTGCTGCCAGTTGCTATTAGAAGCTACGGTTTGAACACTGCTACCTTTAATTTTGTAGTGAGCCTTTCTTGATGATATCATCCAAAGAGTTGCTTTGTTACACTTTGATTCTTAAATTTTGAATTGAAAATATGAAAAGTATTAGAAACTACGGTTTCATATGTGTGTGCTTCATATGCTGCCATTAGATGTTACTGTTTTTTCCTTCAACATTATATATCTCTTGGCCGATTTCACTTTCACATGAAGCGATAAGTTTGAACACTGCTAACTGTTATTTGTTAATTCATATGTGATGATATCACCCAAAGAGTCTCTATTATTACGCTTTGATTCTTAAGTTCTGAATGGAAACATGCACTGCAAGTGGAAGAAGATGGAGCTCATGTCTTTCACAAAAACTGTAGTAGATGTGGTGCAGGAAGCAGAGGCAAGTAAAACTCACTGAATGTAGAACTGCTGTTGGTGCTTTTGGAGGCGGAGAATATACTAATGGAGTGTATGCAACAGCGCTTATGGTGGTTAAAGCTGGGAGCAGCGACCGTCCTGCCATTCCAGGCTTAAACAGCCCACCTTTTCTTCCTGCTGAGGTACTCAGAGAAACTATGGTACACTACTATTTAGCTCTTAGTAGTGACCAAAGATTGATCAATATTTGAGGCCTTTTTATGAACGCAGGGTGATCATCCATGTGTCATGCGAAGAAGCCTTACAAAATACAAGTCTTTGTTTCCCGCAATCGATTTTTCAACTGTAAGAACATTATATTGGTTACTTCTGATCAATATATCTTTACTGATAATAAATTGTTAGAAAGATTCTTATGCTTGCCTATGTTGTATTAGATTGTAGGTGACAATGATATTTTGTGGAAGCCCAGTCCAAGAGAGACCTCAGACGAAGTTGCAGCTAGAGGTGTAGAGTTCGTTAACTGGTGAGTTCCATGGATATTAAATACATTTTTGTTCCTTTTTAGTTACTAATTATTTTCCCATTGACTTCATGCATGGTGTCTTGAGTTATTTTGGGGAGAATTGTGTCGACGACATAAAGAAAAAGTTGTCTATACAGTAAGAGACCTTACCACACAAACCTGAAGAAATGCATTAATTGTTTACTAATGAAACTATGTAACATTTTTTCAGCTTCGAAAAAAATTATGGTAGAGTAGAGGATCAATATTATAGTCTCTAAGACATATGCATTAGACATGCATAAAACTTTTCTTATTTTTAATTGATACTTTTTTTCCACGATTCTATACAGACAACACACTGATCTTCTGTACTTAAGAATTACATGGTCTTCTCAAATATTCCCCACTAAAAAAAAATGCACACAATTTTACCCACAACAGACCGAGATGTATCACAATTAACAAAAATAAAAAAAAAGAAATATGACACTGGTTTCATCGTTATGATATTAAACATGACCCGGCTGTCTACTTGAATTGTTTTAGCAAACTTCTTGACACCAAGCTCATATTGTTTTGTTTTTTTTGTACTTTCTGCTTGATGCAATTTAAGTTTGTTTCAGTTAATATATGATTTTTCAATTTTAATTCATTTACTAATATATTTTGTCTAAATTATATGCTAGCACAAATTCTCAACTAACAAAATGAAAAAAACTATCTTAACAAAATTTACAATACCTACAGAAGTTTAGGATTATAACACAACGTATATTAAAGACCAAGAAGAATAAATCACAAGCTATAATGTAACTTCACGCCTAAAAATATGTAGTATTGGTATCTTAATGTAACCTAAAAAGACACCAAATTGGAAGCAGTCGCAAAATATATAATAACAAACAAAACTTCCTAATGCAAATTCGAACAAACAAAAACTGCTTGAAAAAATAAATAAAT
Proteins encoded:
- the LOC106311217 gene encoding phosphoglycerate mutase-like protein isoform X2: MWCRKQRQVKLTECRTAVGAFGGGEYTNGVYATALMVVKAGSSDRPAIPGLNSPPFLPAEGDHPCVMRRSLTKYKSLFPAIDFSTIVGDNDILWKPSPRETSDEVAARGVEFVNW
- the LOC106311217 gene encoding phosphoglycerate mutase-like protein isoform X1; translation: MWCRKQRQVKLTECRTAVGAFGGGEYTNGVYATALMVVKAGSSDRPAIPGLNSPPFLPAEVLRETMGDHPCVMRRSLTKYKSLFPAIDFSTIVGDNDILWKPSPRETSDEVAARGVEFVNW